Below is a window of Micromonospora chersina DNA.
AGCCCTTTGAGGAAGCCGCGCATCCAGCGGATCCCCTCCGGGTCCAGGCCGTTGGCCGGCTCGTCGAGGATCAGCACCCGCGGGTCGCCGAGCATGGCGGCGGCGATCCCGAGCCGCTGCTTCATGCCCAGCGAGTAGCCCTTGAACTTGCGCTTGGCGGCCGGGGTGAGCCCCACCAGGGCGAGCGCCTCGTCGGCCCGCCCGCGGGGCAGGCCCGCCGCCGCGCAGATCACCCGCAGGTGGTTGATCCCGGTGCGGCCCTTGTGCGCGCTGGACGCCTCAAGCACCGCGCCCACCGTGCGCAGCGGGTCGGCCAGGTCGGCGTACCGGTGGCCGCCGATGGTGGCCTCGCCCGCGGTCGGCGTGACCAGGTTGAGCAGCATGCGCAGGGTGGTCGTCTTACCGGCGCCGTTCGGGCCGAGGAAACCGGTGACCCGGCCCGGCTGGACGGTGAAGGACAGGTTGTCCACCGCCCGGACGTTCTTGTATTCCTTCGTCAGTCCGGACACCACGATCTGGCCGGTCCCGGCGTTGGGGCTCCACTGCCCGTCGGACATCGTTCTCCTCTCCTGCCACGGCGGGCTTCGGGGCACGCCGGTGGGGACGCCGTTGCGGGGCGCCGAGCACAGCCTTCCAACCCCGTGCAAGGGGGTCAATCAGGCGGGATGCGTACGCCCTCCTCCCCTGGGGGCAGGAGCGGATCATCCCCAGGGAGGAGAGATCAGGCCGGCGGCAACGCGATCCAGGTGGCCCGGGCCTGCCCGAGCAGCGCTCCGTCCGGGCCGTAGAGGCTGGAGTGGACCTCGGCCTTGCGTCCTGAGCCGCCCACCATGGCCCCGGTCACCACGCACTCGTCGCCGGGGCGCGGCAGCGCCGTGACCTGCGCGGCGATCCGACCCAGCACGTACGGGCGGCCGGGCGCGATCACCGCCCAGCCGCCGGGGCAGTCCAGCGCCGCCCAGACGGTGGCCGGCACCACCTCGGCCGGGGCGCGGAACGGCGCGGCGGTCCGCCCGTCGGGCAGCCGGCCCGGGAAGATCCGCAGCCCCGCCGGGTTCGCCGGCCCGCAGACGTAGCAGCCGGGGAAGGGATGGTCCACCAGACCCGGGTACGCCTTCGCGGCGGCCTCGGCCGTCGGCCGGTCCACCGGCGGCACCACGGCGTCGACCGGCTCGACCCGGCGTACCTGGGCGATCACCTGGCCGTCCGGGTCGCGGATCTCGCCGTCGGCGGCGGTCAGCGGGGTCTCCAGCGGGGGCGGCTTGCGCAGGGTGACCTCCACCGGGCCCCGGTCGTCCACCGCGGCGGCGAAGATCCCGGCGCTCCAGCCGCCGTTGCCCGAGCCCTCCGGTCCGTGGAAACGGGACTCGATGATCATGTGGCACCTCCGGGTTCCGACCGCCGGCCTCGTCGCCGGGTCCGCCCGGGCAGCCTCGCACGCGGGCTCCGGCCCGCCGCAGGTGAGGGGGTGTGCCGGTGCGCCGGCCGCCGTTCACCGGATCGACACCCCTCATCCCAGGGGCCGGCAACCCGGGCACCTTACACAGATACCCATGGCCGTTCTGCACGCCGCTGGCGCACCCCTCACGACCAGCGGATACACCCTGCTGATCGCCGACGACCCGACAGTGGTCGCGGCCGCGCAACGCCTGCGTCACGAGGTGTTCGCCAGCGAACTCGGCGCCACCCTGCACCCGGGGGCCGCCGGGCTCGACACCGACGAGTTCGACGCCCACTGCGACCACCTGGTCGTGCTGCGCGAGGGCACCGACGAGGTGGTCGGCACCTACCGGCTGCTGCCGCCCGGACGCACCGACCGCCGGTACGCCGACGGCGAGTTCGACCTGGCCCCGCTGGCCCCGCTCCGCGACGACCTGGTCGAGGCGGGCAGGTCCTGCGTGCACCCGGACCACCGCTCCGGCGCCGTGATCAACCTGATGTGGGCCGGGATCACCCGCTACCTGCACCTGCGCGGCTCCCGGTGGCTGGGCGGCTGCGCCTCGGTGCCGGTGAGCGACGGCGGGACCGCCGCCGCCGAGGTCTGGTCCCAGGTCACCGCCCGCCATCTGGCCCCGCCGCCGCTGCGGGTGACGCCCCGCCGGCCCTGGTTCGCCGAGGCCCCCGCCACCGCCGACCCGGAGTTGTCGCCCGACGGCTCCAGGTCGGGGCGCGGCGACAGACGCGCCGAGCTGGAGTTGTCGCCCGCCGAGCGCCGGGCGCTGGTCCCGCCGCTGCTGCGCGGCTACCTGCGGCTCGGCGCCTGGGTCTGCGGGGAGCCGGCGTACGACCCGGACTTCGACTGCGCCGACTTCTACGTGCTGTTCTCGCTGGACCGGATGAACCCGCGCTACCTGCGGCACTTCCTGGGTGCGGCGGCGTGACCGGCGACGGGCTGTGGCGCCCCGCGTCGGGCTGCGGGCCGCGCTGTCTGCCGGCGGCCACCGCGCCGGACGTGTCGCTGCCGCGCCGGGCGGGGCGGCTGCTCGGCGTACTCGCAATGCTGCTGGCCGGGGTCGGCCTGGCCGCGCTGCTGCCGCTGCTGCCGGCAGGGGTCCGGCGGGCCGCGCTGCGCGGCTGGGCCCGGTGGACGCTGCGCGCCCTCGGCGTGCGGCTGCTGGCGCGCGGCCGCCTGCCGCGCGGGCGGGCGCTGCTGGTCGCCAACCACGTCTCCTGGCTGGACGTCCTCGCGGTGCTCGCGGTCGCCCCCGCCCGGATGCTGGCCAAGCGGGAGGTCCGCGACTGGCCGGTGGTGGGCGCGCTGGCCGCCGCGGCCGGCACGGTCTTCGTGGACCGGTCGCGGCCGCGGGAGCTGCCGGCAACCGTCGGCCGGGTGGCCGCTGCGCTGCGCGCCGGGCACTCCGTGGCGGTGTTCCCGGAGGGCACGACCTGGTGCGGCGCGGCGCCCGGCTGCCGGCCCGGCCGGGGTTTCCGGCCGGCCGTCTTCCAGGCCGCGGTGGACGCCGGGGTGCCGGTCGTCCCGCTCGGGCTGGGCTACCGGTACGCGGGCGACCCGAGCACCCTGCCCGCGTTCCTCGGCGAGGAGACGCTCTGGGAGTCGGCCCGCCGGGTGCTGGCGGCCCGGGACCTGACCGTGGCGGTGACGGTGGCCGCCGCGCTGCACCCGGCCGGCGGGGCCGACCGGCGGGCGCTGGCGCGGGCGGCGGAGTCGGCGATCCAGCCGGCCCCGGTCCGCGCGCCGGTCCGGCGCCGGGCGACGACCGGCGTGCGGATCGTCCGGCCGGTGGCGCCGCCGCCGGTGGGGGCGGAGGTGGGGCTGGACCTGGTGGCCTGACGCGAACGCGACACAGTCGCGACAGTCTTGTTCAGTCGCGATGTATCGCGTTATGCTTCTCCCATCACTCGACGCGCCGCCGACCGGCGTGTCACCGAGGGGAGGACGCCATGACCCGCTGGAAGGTCGACGGTCCGCAACGGATCACCCTGGACGAGCCGGTCACCCGGCTGGACGTCCGGCTCATCAGCGGCCGCCTCAACGTGGTCGCCTCCGACGGGCCGGCCCGGGTGGACGTCACCCGGGTCAGCAGCCAGCCGGTCATCGTCGAGCTGCGCGACGGCCGGCTCGTCGTCGCCCACGAGCGCCCGCCCCGCTGGCCCGGGATGCTCTGGTGGCTCGGCCAGCTCGGCCGCCGGTTCCGGGCCGAGGTCTCCATCGCCGTCCCCGCCCACGTGCTGGCCGACCTGCAACTGGTGGACGGCTCGCTGGTCGCCTCCGGCCTGCGCCGGGACACCCGGGTCGACGTCACCTCCGGTCAGGTCACCCTCATGGGGCTGCGCGGTCACACCTCGGCGAAGGTCACCTCGGGCCCGGTCGAGGCGCTCGGCGTCGGCGGCGACCTCAACCTGGAGACGGTCTCCGGCGAGCTGATCCTCGCCGACAGCGCGCCCGAGCGGGTGCGTGCCCACGCCGTCTCCGGGTCCATCACCTGCGACCTGGACAACCCGCGCGGCAGCGAGATCCGGCTCAGCGCCATCTCCGGCAGCATCACCGTCCGGGTCCGCGAGGACAGCGACCTCACCGTCCACCTGCACACCACCTCCGGCCGGATCACCAGCGGCTTCCCGCAGGTCAGCGCCGGCCAGCACGGGTTCGGCGCGGTGAAGGACAGCCACGGGGTGCTCGGCGGGGGCGCGGGTAAGCTCTGGGCGTCCGCGACCTCCGGCAGCATCGCGCTGCTCGCCCGTCCCATCGAGGACGCCGACGACGTGGAGGAGCTGCCGTGACCGCCGTGTTCAGTCACGGGCGGCTCCGGCTCTACCTGCTCAAGCTGCTCGACGACGGGCCGAAGCACGGCTACGAGCTGATCCGCCTGCTGGAGGACCGCTTCCTCGGCCTCTACGCGCCCAGCGCCGGCACCATCTACCCCCGTCTGCAACGGCTGGAGGTGGAGGGGCTGGTCAGCCACACCGCCGCCGGCGGCCGCAAGGTCTACGAGATCACCGACGCGGGCCGCGCCGAGCTGCGGCAGCGCGCCGAGGAGCTGGCCACCCTGGAATCGGACATCACCGCCTCCGTCGAGGACCTGTCGGCGCTGGCCGGCGAGATCCGCACCGAGGTACGCGGCTCCGTGCGCGACCTGAAGCGGGAGCTGCGCGAGGCGGCCCGGCAGACCCGCCAGGCCCGCTGGGCGCCCCCGCCCCCGCCGACCACCCGCCCGCCGCGCAACGGCGCTCCCGGCCCGGCCGCGGAGTCACCCCTGCTCGCCGAGTTCGACAAGCGGCTGGCCGCGTTCACCGTCGAGGTCGGCGCGCTGGTGCGGGCCGGGCGGCTCACCGACACCCAGCTCCGTACGGCCATCCGCCTGCTCGACGGCGCGCTGGACGGCCTGCGCCGGCTGCTCCGCTAGGCGGCCGGCGGCTCACAGGTTGTTTCCAGGGTCCACCCAGCGCGGCCGCAGCGAAAGCGCGGATGATGGGTGCCATGGTGGCTACCCAGACCGAGGCCCGACTGCTCGTCGTCGAGGACGATCCCAACATCCTCGAACTGCTCTCCGCGAGCCTGCGCTTCGCCGGCTTCGACGTCGCCACCGCGACCAGCGGCAGCGCGGCGCTCAACGCCGCCAAGGACCACCGGCCCGACCTGGTCGTGCTCGACGTGATGCTGCCCGACCTGGACGGCTTCGAGGTCATCCGGATGCTGCGCGAGGGCGGCACGCGCACCCCGGTGGTCTTCCTGACCGCCCGGGACGCCACCGACGACAAGATCCGCGGGCTCACCCTGGGCGGGGACGACTACGTCACCAAGCCGTTCAGCCTGGAGGAGCTGACCGCCCGGATCCGGGCCGTGCTGCGGCGCACCGCCACCGGCGAGCACGCACCCTCCCGGCTCACCTTCGCCGACCTGGAGTTGGACGAGGAGACCCACGAGGTGCACCGCGCCGGGCAGCGGGTGCAGCTCTCGCCGACCGAGTTCAAGCTGCTGCGCTACCTGATGCTCAACGCCAACCGGGTCCTCTCCAAGGCGCAGATCCTCGACCACGTCTGGAACTACGACTTCCGCGGCGACGACAACATCGTCGAGTCCTACATCTCCTACCTGCGGCGCAAGGTCGACAACACCCAGCCCCGGCTCATCCACACCCTGCGCGGTGTCGGGTACGTGCTGCGCAAGCCGGCGGCGTGAACGCCGTCCACGACGCGAAGGGCTGGCTGCGCAGCGTCCCGCTGCGGGTGAAGCTGGTCGCCTCGGTGCTGGCGCTGGTCGCCGTGGCGCTGGTGGTGATCAGCTCGCTCACCGCGTTCTTCCTGCACAGCTACCTGGTCGGCCGGGTCGACGACGAGCTGAACTCCTACCTGGCGCGGGTCGAGCAGTCCTCGCCGAGCGACACGAGCGCGGGCAACGGCCTGCCCAGCGACTACATGGCGGTCTTCGCGACCGCCGGTGGAGGCAAGCTCTACTACGACAAGTCGCTGGCCGAGGAGGATCTGCCCGGCTCGCTGAGCCAGCTCGACTGGTACCAGCAGCACGCCGACCAGGGGGCCTTCACCACCGACGCGGCCGACAAGCACCTGCGCTGGCGGGTGGTGATCAAACAGGTCGCGGACGGGCAGTACATCGCCGTCGGGCAGAACATGACCGACATCGACGTGGCCGTCCGGCAGCTCGTCTGGATAGACCTCCTGGTCGGTGGGGCGGTGCTGATCATCCTGGCGTCCGTCGGGGCGGGCATCGTGCGTACCAGTCTGAAGCCCCTCGTGGAGATCGAGCGGACCGCGGCGGCCATCGCCGGCGGTGACCTGACCCAGCGGGTGCCCGACCCCGAGGAGGGGCGGGCCTGCCCGACCTCCGAGCTGGGCCGGCTCTCCCGGGCCCTCAACGCCATGCTCGCCCAGATCGAGGCGGCGTTCACCGCGCGGGCCGCCTCCGAGGCGGCGGCGCGCAGCGCCGAGGTGAGCGCCCGGGACGCCGCCGCCTCGGCCCAGGCGTCCGAGGCGCGGGCCCGCCGCTCGGAGGAGCGGATGCGGCAGTTCATCGCCGACGCCTCGCACGAGCTGCGTACCCCGCTGACCACCATCCGGGGCTTCGCCGAGCTCTACCGGCAGGGTGCGGCCCGGCAGCCGGAACAGACCGCCGGGCTGCTGCGCCGGATCGAGGACGAGGCGTCCCGGATGGGGCTGCTGGTCGAGGACCTGCTGCTGCTGGCGCGGATGGACCGGGAGCGGCCCATCGCGCTGGCCCCGGTCGAGCTGCCGGTGCTCGCCTCGGACGCGGTCCAGGCGGCCCGGGCCGTGGAGCCGGACCGCGCCGTCACGCTGGAGATCGAGCCCGGCGCCGGTCCGCTGGTGGTGCTCGGCGACGACGCCCGGCTGCGCCAGGTGATCGGCAACCTGATGACCAACGCGCTCACCCACACCCCGCCGGACGCCGCGGTGACCCTGCGGCTGCGGGCGGAGCCGGGGAACCTGGCCGTGGTGGAGGTGGCGGACACCGGTCCCGGCCTCACCCCGGAGCAGGCCGAGCGGGTGTTCGAGCGGTTCTACCGGGTGGACGCGGCGCGTACCCGGCGGGCGGGCGGTCCGACCAGCACCGGGTTGGGGCTGGCCATCGTCGCCGCGCTGGTGGCGGCGCACCACGGCACCGTCGAGGTGGCCGAGACGCCGGGCGGCGGGGCCACCTTCCGGGTGCGGCTGCCGCTGCTGCCCGAGGCGCCCGAGCCCGGCGAGTGACTTTCAGAAAACATTCAGGCCGGTTCCAGGCAGGTCGCAGTGCCAGGGGAGAAGGTGGAGTCATGACCGACCACGAGACCGATCCGCAGCGGTCGCCGGCCCCCGCCGACGCCGAGCCGTCGCACCCGACCGCCGAGCTGCCCCGCGCCGAGAGCGGGCAGTCGGACACCACCGTCACCCCGGCCGTGGCGCCGGTTCCGGCCGACTCCCCGGCCGCCGGAACCACCGCCCCGGCTTCCGCCGTCCCGGCTTCGGCCGCTCCGGCGGAGACGCCGGCCGCGCCCGCCGGCCCGTACGCGCCGCCGGCGGCGACGCCGTACCCGGTCTCCGGGCAGCCGCAGCAGCCGCACCACTGGTACGGGGCGCAGCAGCAGAGCCCCTGGGCCCAGCAGGGCGGCGGCTACCCGTCGCAGGCCGGCGGCCCGGTCCCGCCGTACCAGGCGCAGCAGCCGTATCCGCAGCACCAGCCGCACCAGGTCCACCAGGCCGGGCAGCCGGTCCCGCCGTGGGGCCCGCAGCAGCCGGCGCGGCCCAGCCGGGCCGGCAAGTTCATCGGCGCGGGCGCGCTGGCGCTGGCCCTGATGCTCGGTTCCGGCGTGGCCGGCGGCGCGCTCGCCCTCGCCCTCGACGGCGACCGGACCGTCACCCGCACCTACTCGGCCGCGCCCGTGCTGAACAGCGCCGACCTGCCGAAGATCGCGGCCGCCGTCCAGGACAGCATCGTCACGATCATGACGGACAGCGGTGAGGGCTCCGGGGTGATCCTCAGCGCCGACGGGTACGTGCTGACCAACAACCACGTGGTCGCCTCCGCGAGCGGCGACACCGTGAAGGTCGTCTTCGCCGACGGCAAGAGCGCCCAGGCGAAGATCGTCGGCACCGACCCGAAGACCGACCTCGCGGTGGTCAAGGCCAACGGCGTGAGTGACCTGAAGGCGGCCAAGTTCGGCGACAGCGACGCCATGCAGGTCGGCGACCAGGTGCTCGCCCTGGGCAGCCCGCTCGGCCTTCAGGGCTCGGTCACCGCCGGCATCCTGAGCGCCCGCGACCGCACCATCCAGGCCGGCGAGGGCGGCCAGCAGCAGAACCCGCAGCAGGGCGCCAGCTCGATCTCCGGCCTGCTGCAGACCGACGCCCCGATCAACCCGGGCAACTCGGGCGGCGCGCTGGTCAACACCCGGGGCGAGGTGATCGGCATCAACACGGCCATCGCCACCGCCGGGCAGGGCAGCAACGGCAACATCGGGGTCGGCTTCGCCATCCCGAGCAACAAGGCCAAGGACGTCGCCGAGAAGCTCCAGCGCGGCGAGAAGATCAGCCACCCGTCCCTCGGGGTCAGCGTGGCCGGCGCGGAGGACGGCGGCGCGCTGGTCTCCGACGTGGTCGCGGGCAGCGCCGCCGAGAAGGCCGGGCTCCAGCGCGGCGACGTCATCACCAAGTTCGGCGACAAGGTGATCAACGACTCGAACGACCTGGTCGGCGCCGTGCAGGCCGGCAAGGTTGGGGACCGGGTCGAGGTCCAGTTCAAGCGGAACGGTTCGACCCAGACGGCAACCGTGACGCTCGCCGAGACGTCATAACACCAGACCTGCCTCCTCCACGGGCGGCGGGTGACGGAGCCAAGGGGGTTGGTTCCGTCACCCGCCGCCCTTTTTCGTGTCCTCACCCGCACCGGGTGAGGACGTCTCACCCCGTCCGGCGGCACCCTCGGTGCATGACGACCACCTCCGCCGTCCGTACCGACCAGGACATCCAGCGGGACGTGCTCGCCGAGCTGGACTGGGACGCGCAGACCCGGCCGACCGAGATCGGGGTGACCGTCGCCGACGGCGTGGTCTCGCTCACCGGCCAGGTCGACAGCTACGCCCGGCGCTGGGCCGCCGAGCGCTGCGCGCACCGGGTCCGCGGGGTCCGCGCCGTCGCCAGCGACCTGGAGGTCGAGCTGCCCGCCACCGAGGCGCGCACCGACGCCGACATCGCTATCGCGGCCAGCCGGGCGTTGGAGTGGGACAGCTTCGTCCCCGCCGAGCGGCTCGACGTGACCGTCGCCGACGGCTGGGTCATGCTCCGCGGCGAGGTGGAGTACGGCTTCCAGAGCCGTACCGCCGAGCGGGAGCTGCGCCGGCTGCGCGGCGTACGCGGGGTGACGAACCTGGTCGAGGTGCACCCGCCCACCCCGCCCAGCGACGAGCAGAACCGCCGCGACCTGCAACGCGTGCTGTTCCGGCGGACCGGCACCGAACGCATCGAGGTACGGGTCAGCGGGGACACCGTGGTGCTCGACGGGGTGGTCCGCTCGTGGTGGCAGCGGGAGGAGGCGGAACGGGCGGCCTGGGCCACACCCGGCGTACGGGAGGTGCACGACCGGATCGTGGTGGCCGGCTGAGCCGCCGTTTACCGCCGGACGCGTCGGGAAACCGCCGCCGACCGGTTACGCCGGGGACCATCGGGGAGGACTCGTGGCCGTGAACCAGCCGCCGTCGGACCGCTCACGGGCCGGGCCCCTGCGGATCGCGATGGTGGTTCCGCCCTGGCTGTCCGTCCCACCTCCCGGCTACGGCGGGCTGGAGCAGGTGGTGGCCGGGCTGGTGGACGCGCTTGTCGACCGCGGTCACGCGGTGACCCTGTTCGGCGCCGGCCGGGAGAACGGCACCGCCGCCGACTTCGTCTCCACCTGCGCCGACCTCCAGTACGAGCGGCTGGGCGAGTCCCTGCCCGAGCTGGCCCACCTGGCCCACGTCAACCGGCTGGTGGACCCGGCCGACTTCGACCTGGTGCACGACCACACCACCATCGGCCCCATGGTCGCCGGCCAGCGCCGGGTGCCCACCGTGGCCACCGTGCACGGCAACCCCGTGGGGGAGTACGGCACCGTGCTGAGCAACGCCGACCACGGGGTGGGCCTCGTGGCGATCTCGCACGCCCAGCACGCGTCCAACCCGGACCTGCCCTGGGTGGGCACCGTGCACAACGCCATGCCGCTGCGCGACTTCCCGCACAAGCGGGCGCCGGGACCCGGGCCGGTGCTCTGGCTCGCCCGGTTCAGCCCCGACAAGGGACCGGACGTGGCGATCCGCGCCTGCCGGGCGGCCGGCCTGCCGCTCACCCTTGCCGGCAAGTGCAACGAGCCGGCCGAGCGCCGCTACTTCGAGCAGGTGGTCGAGCCGATGCTGGACGACGACGTCACCCTGGTGTTCAACGCCGACCGGGCCGCCACCCTGCGGCTGCTGGTCGACGCCCGCTGCCTCATCATGCCGATCCAGTGGGCGGAGCCGTTCGGCATGGTGATGGTGGAGGCCATGGCCACCGGCACGCCAGTGGTGGCGCTGCGCCGGGGCGCCGTACCGGAGCTGGTCCGCGACGGGGTCACCGGGCTGGTCTGCGACCGCGCGGAGGAGCTGCCGGGGGCGCTGCGGGCGGCGGCCCGCCTCGACCCGGCCGACAGCGTCGCTCACGTGGCGGAGCACTTCTCGGTGGAGCGGATGGCCGCCGGCTACGAGGCGGTCTACCGGAACTTCCTGGCCGGCCGGGCCCGGTTCGCCGGGCGGCGCGAGGCCACGCCCGTCGTCGCGCGTTGACCCTCAGGTGCGCCCCGTCGCCAGTTCCGCGGCGGCGGCGTCGAGCTGGCGGGCGTACTCCGGGCTGATGCTGCCCTCGCGCCGGCGGTCGGCGATCTTCCCGCGGAGCCGGTCCACGGCGGCGGTCAGCGCGCCGTCACCGGTCGCGGCGGTGACGTTGCGCAGCAGGTTACGCAGGTCCACACCGACGTCGCCGCGGATCTGCCCGGCGGCCAGCCCGGCCTCGATCAGCCCTTCCACCCGGTGGGCCGCCTCGTCCAGGCTGCCGCCGGCCGGCGTCGGCGCCGCGGCGGTCGCGGTCGGCCGGCGGGTCGGGCCGGGCGGCGCGGTGGTGGCCGGGATGTCCTGGCGGGGTGGCGTGGTGGACGGCACCACCGCGGGCCCGGTGGTCGGGGACACCAACGGCGGCGCCTGCTCGTCCGGCAGCAGGGCGGGCACCAGCAGGGCGGCGCCCGCCACCACCACGACGCCGACCGCCACAAGGGGAAGCGCCCGGCGGCGTCGGGACGCCCCGGCCGGGACGGGCGCGGTGGGCTCGGGCCCGGCCGGCGGTCGCTCCGGGCCGGGCAGCGCCGGCAGGGTCACGGTCGGGGCCAGCATGGTGGCGGCCTGCGGGTCGGCGGGCAGCAGCTGGTCGCGGAGCACTGCCGCCACCTGGTGCGCGGTGGGCCGCCGCCGCGGGTCGCGGGACAGGCAGCGCAGGCAGATCTCCGCGACCGGCGCGGGCAGCCCGGGTACGCCGTCCAGGGTGGGCGCGGCGTCCTCCGCCAGCGCCGTGCCGAGCTGCTCCCAGGTGTCCGCCGGGTACGGCGGCTGCCCGGTCAGCGTCTCGTAGAGCAGCACGCCCAGCGAGTAGACGTCGGTGGCCGGCTGGGCCGGCGCCCCGTCCAGCCGCTCCGGCGCCACGTACGCCGGGGTGCCGAAGGTGCCGCCGTCCTCGTCCTCGTCCGGCGCGCCGACCCGGGTGGCGATGCCGAAGTCGAGCACCTTGGCGCCGACCCGGGTCATCATCACGTTCGACGGGGTGATGTCGCGGTGCACGATGCCCAGCCGGTGCGCGG
It encodes the following:
- a CDS encoding serine/threonine-protein kinase; the protein is MKATLHAGRLLARRYRLIDQIGAGGMSVIWRARDEVLDRVVAVKVLAPSLASDARFRDMVREEARSAAQLVHPHVTAVHDYGETVAPDGSITSFVVMELLSGEELEHRLTEGPLPWPAAVETGAQVAEAVAAAHRLGIVHRDITPSNVMMTRVGAKVLDFGIATRVGAPDEDEDGGTFGTPAYVAPERLDGAPAQPATDVYSLGVLLYETLTGQPPYPADTWEQLGTALAEDAAPTLDGVPGLPAPVAEICLRCLSRDPRRRPTAHQVAAVLRDQLLPADPQAATMLAPTVTLPALPGPERPPAGPEPTAPVPAGASRRRRALPLVAVGVVVVAGAALLVPALLPDEQAPPLVSPTTGPAVVPSTTPPRQDIPATTAPPGPTRRPTATAAAPTPAGGSLDEAAHRVEGLIEAGLAAGQIRGDVGVDLRNLLRNVTAATGDGALTAAVDRLRGKIADRRREGSISPEYARQLDAAAAELATGRT